Proteins encoded together in one Nocardioides marinisabuli window:
- a CDS encoding ABC transporter ATP-binding protein, protein MIELRGIRFGYATGPDDERRILDGVDLVVEEGELVVVSGPTGVGKSTLLGVVTGLVPRFSGGVLEGDVLLDGESIVHRPPRERAHAIGYVGQDPARGFVTDTVEEELAYGMEQLGLPGETMRRRVEETLDLLGIADLRSRDLRTLSGGQQQRVAIGSVLTMHPRLLVLDEPTSALDPTAAEEVLATLTRLVHDLGVSVLLAEHRLERVVPFADTMCLLPGDGRLLVGPPAELLRTSPVAPPIVELGRAAGWSPLPLSVREARRAARSLRPRLVDPPEERATVSHDPRTGLVARGLTVSHGATVAVREVDLSLPPGRVTALMGRNGAGKSSLLWALQGTGRRFAGAVTAAGTDPASVQPAERRALVGLLPQNAADLLYLETVDEELDAGDPAGSPGACRALLDRLVPGIDGGAHPRDLSEGQRLALALALVVAARPGAVLLDEPTRGLDYSAKAELARVLRALAAEGHAVLVATHDVEFVAQAADDAVVMAEGEVVSSGPARRVVVESPAFAPQVTKVLGAPWLRVDEVVTALEPA, encoded by the coding sequence GTGATCGAGCTGCGCGGCATCCGCTTCGGCTACGCCACCGGGCCCGACGACGAGCGCCGCATCCTCGACGGCGTCGACCTGGTCGTCGAGGAGGGCGAGCTGGTGGTGGTCTCCGGCCCCACCGGCGTCGGCAAGTCGACCCTGCTCGGGGTCGTCACCGGGCTGGTGCCGCGCTTCTCCGGCGGCGTCCTCGAGGGCGACGTGCTGCTCGACGGCGAGAGCATCGTGCACCGGCCGCCGCGCGAGCGGGCCCACGCGATCGGGTACGTCGGGCAGGACCCGGCCCGCGGCTTCGTGACCGACACCGTGGAGGAGGAGCTGGCCTACGGGATGGAGCAGCTCGGCCTGCCCGGCGAGACGATGCGCCGTCGTGTCGAGGAGACCCTCGACCTGCTCGGCATCGCCGACCTGCGCTCCCGCGACCTGCGCACGCTCTCGGGCGGCCAGCAGCAGCGGGTGGCCATCGGCTCGGTGCTGACCATGCACCCCCGCCTGCTGGTGCTCGACGAGCCGACCTCGGCGCTCGACCCCACCGCCGCCGAGGAGGTGCTGGCCACGCTGACCCGCCTGGTGCACGACCTGGGTGTCTCGGTGCTCCTGGCCGAGCACCGCCTCGAGCGCGTGGTGCCGTTCGCCGACACCATGTGCCTGCTGCCCGGCGACGGGCGGCTGCTGGTGGGCCCGCCCGCCGAGCTGCTGCGCACCTCGCCGGTCGCGCCGCCGATCGTCGAGCTGGGCCGCGCCGCCGGCTGGTCGCCGCTGCCGCTGAGCGTGCGCGAGGCGCGCCGCGCCGCCAGGTCGCTGCGCCCCCGGCTGGTCGACCCGCCGGAGGAGCGCGCCACGGTGAGCCACGACCCCCGCACGGGCCTCGTGGCCCGCGGCCTGACCGTCAGCCACGGCGCGACCGTCGCGGTGCGCGAGGTCGACCTGAGCCTGCCGCCAGGCCGGGTGACCGCGCTGATGGGCCGCAACGGCGCCGGCAAGTCGTCGCTGCTGTGGGCGCTGCAGGGCACCGGTCGCCGCTTCGCCGGAGCCGTCACCGCGGCGGGCACCGACCCGGCCTCGGTCCAGCCCGCCGAGCGCAGGGCGTTGGTGGGCCTGCTGCCCCAGAACGCCGCCGACCTGCTCTACCTCGAGACCGTCGACGAGGAGCTGGACGCCGGCGACCCCGCCGGCTCCCCGGGCGCCTGTCGGGCCCTGCTCGACCGGCTGGTGCCCGGCATCGACGGCGGCGCCCACCCCCGCGACCTCTCCGAGGGCCAGCGCCTGGCGCTGGCCCTGGCCCTGGTGGTGGCGGCCCGCCCCGGGGCGGTGCTGCTCGACGAGCCCACCCGCGGCCTCGACTACTCGGCCAAGGCCGAGCTGGCCCGGGTGCTGCGGGCCCTGGCCGCCGAGGGGCACGCCGTCCTGGTCGCCACCCACGACGTCGAGTTCGTGGCCCAGGCCGCCGACGACGCCGTGGTGATGGCCGAGGGCGAGGTCGTCTCCTCGGGGCCGGCCCGCCGCGTGGTCGTCGAGTCGCCCGCCTTCGCGCCCCAGGTCACCAAGGTGCTGGGCGCGCCGTGGCTGCGCGTCGACGAGGTCGTCACCGCCCTGGAGCCGGCGTGA
- a CDS encoding ECF transporter S component — MMLVWPLLLQVPEGTRVDPPFLFLALLPVVVAVVLAEVSEGGLDARVLAVLGVLSAVNALARAISPGIAGVELVFFLLVLGGRVFGPGFGFVLGCTSLFASALVTAGVGPWLPYQMLVAAWVGMGAGLLPRRPRGRSEIAMLVVYGIVAAYVFGALMNLSGWPFTLGVAVPGHEGDLSYVAGAPVLENLHRFAIYTLLTSTGGWDTLRAVTNTVAIVLLGPSILAVLRRAARRATVTGSVTGSVTGVRDGS; from the coding sequence ATGATGCTGGTCTGGCCGCTGCTGCTGCAGGTGCCCGAGGGCACCCGGGTCGACCCGCCGTTCCTCTTCCTGGCGCTGCTGCCCGTCGTGGTCGCGGTGGTGCTGGCCGAGGTCAGCGAGGGCGGCCTCGACGCCCGGGTGCTGGCGGTGCTCGGGGTGCTCAGCGCCGTCAACGCCCTGGCCCGGGCCATCTCCCCGGGCATCGCCGGGGTCGAGCTGGTCTTCTTCCTGCTGGTGCTCGGCGGCCGGGTCTTCGGGCCCGGGTTCGGGTTCGTGCTGGGCTGCACCAGCCTCTTCGCCTCCGCCCTGGTCACCGCCGGGGTCGGGCCGTGGCTGCCCTACCAGATGCTGGTCGCGGCCTGGGTCGGCATGGGCGCCGGCCTGCTGCCGCGCCGCCCCCGCGGGCGCAGCGAGATCGCGATGCTGGTCGTCTACGGGATCGTGGCGGCCTACGTCTTCGGCGCCCTGATGAACCTGTCGGGCTGGCCGTTCACCTTGGGGGTCGCGGTGCCCGGCCACGAGGGCGACCTCAGCTACGTCGCCGGTGCGCCGGTGCTCGAGAACCTGCACCGGTTCGCGATCTACACCCTGCTGACCTCGACCGGCGGCTGGGACACCCTGCGGGCGGTCACCAACACGGTGGCGATCGTGCTCCTGGGGCCCTCGATCCTGGCCGTCCTGCGCCGGGCGGCCCGCCGGGCCACCGTGACCGGCAGCGTGACGGGCAGCGTGACGGGGGTCAGGGACGGATCCTGA
- a CDS encoding PQQ-dependent sugar dehydrogenase — protein MRRRPALLAGTLLGAVLLGGCLEEGNSTDVRIIETTPDTTPLPATPTGSGSDSPSPSATASTSTAPARAPRLLETVATGLEVPWGLDFLPDGDAVVTERDSGRVLLLRGEQHRVVVAGTVEERVAQGEAGLLGVAVSPDFEDDRMLYLYVSTAEDNRVVRARLRGMRLGETEPVLTGIPNGFIHDGGRLLFGPDGHLYVSTGDAGEPSRAPDPDSLGGKILRITTDGEPAPGNPRPESPVFSSGHRNVQGLAFVGDRLWASEFGDSTADELNRIDGGEDHGWPAVEGVGEQDAYVDPQVTWPTGEASPSGLALAGGHLWLGALQGERLWRVEVDDQGRRAGEATAYLVGEHGRLRTVAEAPDGSLWVTTSNRDGRGSPGAEDDKILRIRP, from the coding sequence GTGAGGCGCCGGCCGGCCCTGCTCGCCGGCACCCTGCTGGGTGCGGTGCTGCTCGGCGGTTGCCTGGAGGAGGGCAACAGCACCGACGTGCGGATCATCGAGACGACGCCGGACACCACACCGCTGCCGGCCACCCCGACCGGGTCGGGGTCCGACTCCCCCTCCCCCTCCGCCACGGCGTCGACGTCCACGGCCCCGGCCCGGGCGCCGCGGCTGCTCGAGACCGTCGCGACCGGGCTCGAGGTGCCGTGGGGTCTGGACTTCCTGCCCGACGGTGACGCGGTCGTCACCGAGCGGGACAGCGGCCGGGTGCTGCTGCTGCGCGGCGAGCAGCACCGAGTGGTCGTGGCCGGCACCGTCGAGGAACGGGTCGCGCAGGGCGAGGCGGGCCTGCTGGGCGTCGCGGTCTCGCCGGACTTCGAGGACGACCGGATGCTCTACCTCTACGTCAGCACCGCCGAGGACAACCGGGTGGTGCGGGCCCGGCTGCGCGGGATGCGGCTGGGCGAGACCGAACCGGTGCTGACCGGCATCCCCAACGGCTTCATCCACGACGGCGGCCGGCTCCTCTTCGGCCCCGACGGCCACCTCTACGTCTCGACCGGTGACGCCGGCGAACCCTCCCGGGCCCCCGACCCCGACAGCCTCGGCGGCAAGATCCTGCGGATCACCACCGACGGCGAGCCGGCCCCGGGCAACCCCCGCCCCGAGAGCCCGGTCTTCTCCTCGGGCCACCGCAACGTGCAGGGCCTGGCCTTCGTCGGCGACCGGCTGTGGGCCTCGGAGTTCGGCGACAGCACCGCCGACGAGCTCAACCGCATCGACGGCGGCGAGGACCACGGGTGGCCGGCCGTCGAGGGGGTCGGCGAGCAGGACGCGTACGTCGACCCGCAGGTCACCTGGCCCACCGGGGAGGCCTCGCCCTCGGGGCTGGCGCTGGCGGGCGGCCACCTGTGGCTCGGCGCGCTGCAGGGCGAGCGGCTCTGGCGCGTCGAGGTCGACGACCAGGGTCGCCGGGCCGGCGAGGCGACGGCGTACCTGGTGGGCGAGCACGGCCGCCTGCGCACCGTCGCCGAGGCGCCCGACGGGTCGCTGTGGGTGACCACCAGCAACCGCGACGGCCGGGGCAGCCCGGGCGCCGAGGACGACAAGATCCTCAGGATCCGTCCCTGA
- a CDS encoding alpha/beta fold hydrolase has translation MPTSQARTSTPSLAFSEVISDDGTRLRAWTNDPEGTIEGPTVVLCNGLGTSAYAWPALLDPGCGVRVVSWHHRGVGGSERPRDRSHCGIEDIVDDGLSVMDHFGIDRAVLMGWSMGVNTMFELALRHPERVSGLFAVAGVPGDTFATMLAPLRLPRPVARLLTVNAARVAKHAGCALTPISTRLPIGPRTITALSHTGFMLPVRDPDIAAMAVREFLTTPLDWYFHLALRTSEHARVSLRHLRVPVTFVAGTWDVLAGARDMARAAARVPGAAYHELPGSHFLPLEHPDEVHRLLLELLERCG, from the coding sequence ATGCCGACCTCCCAGGCCCGCACCTCGACGCCGTCCCTCGCGTTCTCCGAGGTCATCTCCGACGACGGGACCCGGCTGCGAGCCTGGACCAACGACCCCGAGGGCACCATCGAGGGCCCCACGGTCGTGCTGTGCAACGGGCTCGGCACCAGCGCCTACGCCTGGCCGGCCCTGCTCGACCCCGGCTGCGGGGTGCGGGTGGTGTCGTGGCACCACCGCGGGGTGGGCGGCTCCGAGCGCCCCCGCGACAGGTCCCACTGCGGGATCGAGGACATCGTCGACGACGGGCTCTCCGTGATGGACCACTTCGGCATCGACCGGGCGGTGCTGATGGGCTGGTCGATGGGCGTGAACACCATGTTCGAGCTCGCGTTGCGCCACCCCGAGCGCGTCAGCGGCCTCTTCGCCGTGGCCGGGGTGCCCGGCGACACCTTCGCCACGATGCTCGCCCCGCTGCGGCTGCCGCGGCCGGTGGCCCGGCTGCTGACCGTCAACGCCGCCCGTGTGGCCAAGCACGCCGGCTGCGCGCTCACCCCGATCTCGACGCGGCTGCCGATCGGTCCGCGCACGATCACGGCCCTGAGCCACACCGGCTTCATGCTGCCGGTGCGCGACCCCGACATCGCGGCGATGGCGGTGCGCGAGTTCCTGACCACCCCCCTCGACTGGTACTTCCACCTCGCGCTGCGCACCTCCGAGCACGCCCGGGTCTCGCTGCGCCACCTGCGGGTGCCGGTCACCTTCGTGGCCGGCACCTGGGACGTGCTGGCCGGGGCGCGCGACATGGCCCGGGCGGCCGCCCGGGTGCCGGGGGCGGCGTACCACGAGCTGCCCGGCAGCCACTTCCTGCCGCTGGAGCACCCCGACGAGGTGCACCGCCTGCTCCTCGAGCTGCTCGAGCGGTGCGGGTGA
- a CDS encoding EamA family transporter, with amino-acid sequence MVGPNSSSPLPRAVSPVWLVLIGIASVQLGASVAKSIFDEIGPTTMVWLRLASSVLVLALVVRPRLRGRTRRDWAVVVAFGLSLGLMNWSIYQSFARIPLGVAVTIEFIGPLTLAVLGSRRARDLVWVVLAGVGVALLGFDGDDLTWAGVGFALLAGAAWAAYILLSAETGRHWEGVDGLVLASAVAALVLLPFAVGTGGSDLLDPRVLLIGAAVGLLSSVIPYSCELVALRSLRPAVFGILMSLEPAAAALAGIIVLGELLGAVQYVAVACVVLASIGATRSQRARVPVLD; translated from the coding sequence GTGGTCGGCCCGAACTCATCGTCGCCCCTGCCGCGGGCCGTGTCACCCGTGTGGCTGGTCCTCATCGGGATCGCCTCGGTGCAGCTCGGCGCCAGCGTCGCGAAGTCGATCTTCGACGAGATCGGCCCGACCACGATGGTGTGGCTGCGCCTGGCCTCGAGCGTGCTGGTGCTCGCCCTGGTCGTGCGCCCGCGCCTGCGTGGACGCACCCGGCGCGACTGGGCGGTGGTGGTGGCGTTCGGGCTCAGCCTGGGCCTGATGAACTGGTCGATCTACCAGTCCTTCGCCCGCATCCCGCTGGGGGTGGCGGTGACCATCGAGTTCATCGGTCCGCTCACCCTGGCCGTGCTGGGCTCGCGCCGCGCCCGCGACCTCGTCTGGGTGGTGCTGGCGGGGGTGGGGGTCGCGCTGCTCGGCTTCGACGGCGACGACCTGACCTGGGCCGGCGTCGGCTTCGCGCTGCTGGCCGGCGCCGCGTGGGCGGCCTACATCCTGCTCAGCGCCGAGACCGGCAGGCACTGGGAGGGCGTCGACGGCCTGGTGCTGGCCAGCGCGGTCGCCGCCCTGGTGCTGCTGCCCTTCGCCGTCGGCACCGGCGGCAGCGACCTGCTCGACCCGCGGGTGCTGCTCATCGGCGCCGCGGTCGGCCTGCTGTCGTCGGTGATCCCCTACAGCTGCGAGCTGGTCGCGCTGCGCAGCCTGCGCCCGGCCGTCTTCGGCATCCTGATGAGCCTGGAGCCGGCCGCCGCCGCCCTCGCCGGCATCATCGTGCTCGGCGAGCTGCTCGGGGCGGTGCAGTACGTCGCCGTGGCCTGCGTGGTGCTGGCCAGCATCGGCGCCACCCGCTCCCAGCGCGCCCGGGTGCCGGTCCTCGACTGA
- a CDS encoding WD40/YVTN/BNR-like repeat-containing protein has product MTQQGRTVLMVGTRKGLWVGESDERRQEWSFTGPHHDMQEVYSCLVDTRVRDEHGRPRLLAGAASTWFGPQVQVSDDLGGAWHEAEQPPTFPDDVDASVERVWQLVAGSEPGVLWAGTEPGAVFRSRDDGRTWQLERALWDHPHRPQWVAGFGGQAFHTVLPHPTDPGSAVAALSTGGVYRTTDDGASWHPRNQGIRAEFLPEGEQYPEFGQCVHKVARHPARPERLFAQNHGGVYRSDDEGGSWTSIADGLPADFGFPVVVHPHEPDTAYVFPLAGADGRYPPGGRARVWRSRDAGESWQELGEGLPDSFFVGVMRDAMCSDDHASAGLYVGARNGSVWASADSGETWRCVVSDLPDVVCVRAASY; this is encoded by the coding sequence ATGACGCAGCAGGGCAGGACGGTGCTGATGGTCGGCACCCGCAAGGGACTGTGGGTGGGGGAGTCCGACGAGCGGCGCCAGGAGTGGTCGTTCACCGGCCCCCACCACGACATGCAGGAGGTCTACTCCTGCCTGGTCGACACCCGGGTGCGCGACGAGCACGGCCGGCCCCGGTTGCTGGCCGGTGCCGCCTCGACGTGGTTCGGGCCGCAGGTGCAGGTCTCCGACGACCTCGGCGGCGCCTGGCACGAGGCGGAGCAGCCGCCGACCTTCCCCGACGACGTCGACGCCTCGGTCGAGCGGGTGTGGCAGCTGGTGGCGGGCAGCGAGCCGGGGGTGCTGTGGGCCGGCACCGAGCCGGGGGCGGTGTTCCGCTCCCGCGACGACGGCCGCACCTGGCAGCTCGAGCGCGCCCTGTGGGACCACCCGCACCGTCCGCAGTGGGTCGCGGGATTCGGCGGCCAGGCCTTCCACACCGTGCTGCCGCACCCCACCGACCCGGGCTCGGCGGTGGCGGCGCTCTCGACCGGCGGCGTCTACCGCACCACCGACGACGGCGCGTCGTGGCACCCGCGCAACCAGGGCATCCGGGCCGAGTTCCTGCCCGAGGGCGAGCAGTACCCCGAGTTCGGCCAGTGCGTGCACAAGGTCGCGCGCCACCCCGCCCGCCCTGAGCGGCTCTTCGCGCAGAACCACGGAGGTGTCTACCGCTCCGACGACGAGGGCGGCAGCTGGACCTCGATCGCCGACGGTCTGCCGGCCGACTTCGGCTTCCCGGTGGTGGTGCACCCGCACGAGCCCGACACGGCCTACGTCTTCCCCCTCGCCGGCGCCGACGGCCGCTACCCGCCCGGGGGCCGCGCCCGGGTGTGGCGCTCGCGCGACGCGGGGGAGAGCTGGCAGGAGCTGGGCGAGGGCCTGCCCGACAGCTTCTTCGTCGGGGTGATGCGTGACGCGATGTGCAGCGACGACCACGCCTCGGCCGGGCTCTACGTCGGCGCGCGCAACGGCAGCGTCTGGGCCTCCGCCGACTCCGGCGAGACCTGGCGCTGCGTCGTCAGCGACCTGCCCGACGTGGTCTGCGTGCGCGCCGCCTCCTACTGA
- a CDS encoding glycoside hydrolase family 65 protein, translating into MTRRFVTDDPIDRGRFPVHPWRLVERSHRADDLGVTETLFSVANGYLGMRGNPEEGRDAHAHGTFVNGFHETWPIRHAEAAVGFAQTGQTIVNVPDAKLMKVYVDDEPLILGTADLERYERSLDFRDGVLRRSLLWRTPSGKRVKVESTRMVSMTQRHLALLGLTVTMVEGDAPITISSQLMNRQDGTDEYHDPHAAMGEGIDPRKAAAFEDRVLVPRLHSAQQQRMELGYTCANSRMTIAVAADHVLTTDDSTEVVRRADEDLTKMVFRVEATEGNPVRLQKTVAYHTSRGVPVRELADRCERTLDRARHHGLDHYLEEQRDWYADFWAAADVEVTEEDAPDEQIAIQQAIRFNLFSLAQASARADQQGVPAKGVTGSGYEGHYFWDSEIYVAPFLTYTQPHLARNLLHFRSRMLPAARHRAREMAQSGALYPWRTINGEEASAYYAAGTAQVHIDADVAHALIQYVAASGDVGFLVRDGIDMLVETSRMWVDLGFWRSNGTPSFHIHGVTGPDEYTTVVNNNLFTNVMARYNLEQAVAAVETVRRDHPEDFEQVRARLELDDDEVAEWARCAKGMHIPFDEGLGIHPQDDAFLDREVWDLSETPDSLRPLLLHYHPLVIYRFQVLKQADVVLALFLQGDRFTAEEKLADFEYYDPITTGDSTLSAVVQSVVAAEVGYADAAWGYFRQALHVDLANLHGNTDDGLHIASAGGVWAALVNGFAGMRDHGGRLTFDPRLPDAFPVLRCQLAWQGHRLALEVRPDRLCVAVVDGPGPVRLSVRGTEHEVGPDRPLVVELDAHGTRLPHPLDDRPQLGGTRADGSRITAGVPAATL; encoded by the coding sequence GTGACCCGCCGCTTCGTCACCGACGACCCGATCGACCGCGGGCGGTTCCCGGTGCACCCGTGGCGCCTGGTCGAGCGCTCGCACCGCGCCGACGACCTCGGGGTCACCGAGACCCTCTTCAGCGTCGCCAACGGCTACCTCGGCATGCGCGGCAACCCCGAGGAGGGGCGCGACGCCCACGCCCACGGGACCTTCGTCAACGGCTTCCACGAGACCTGGCCGATCCGGCACGCCGAGGCCGCCGTCGGCTTCGCCCAGACCGGCCAGACGATCGTCAACGTGCCCGACGCGAAGCTGATGAAGGTCTACGTCGACGACGAGCCGCTCATCCTGGGCACCGCCGACCTCGAGCGCTACGAGCGCTCCCTCGACTTCCGCGACGGCGTGCTGCGCCGCTCCCTGCTGTGGCGCACCCCGTCGGGCAAGCGGGTCAAGGTCGAGTCGACGCGGATGGTCTCGATGACCCAGCGCCACCTGGCCCTGCTCGGGCTGACGGTGACGATGGTCGAGGGCGACGCGCCGATCACCATCTCCTCGCAGCTGATGAACCGCCAGGACGGCACCGACGAGTACCACGACCCGCACGCGGCCATGGGCGAGGGCATCGACCCGCGCAAGGCGGCCGCCTTCGAGGACCGGGTGCTCGTGCCGCGCCTGCACTCGGCGCAGCAGCAGCGCATGGAGCTGGGCTACACCTGCGCGAACTCGCGGATGACCATCGCGGTGGCCGCCGACCACGTGCTCACCACCGACGACTCCACCGAGGTCGTGCGGCGTGCCGACGAGGACCTCACCAAGATGGTCTTCCGGGTCGAGGCCACCGAGGGCAACCCGGTGCGCCTGCAGAAGACGGTGGCCTACCACACCTCGCGCGGCGTGCCCGTGCGCGAGCTGGCCGACCGCTGCGAGCGCACCCTCGACCGGGCGCGCCACCACGGCCTGGACCACTACCTCGAGGAGCAGCGCGACTGGTACGCCGACTTCTGGGCGGCCGCCGACGTCGAGGTCACCGAGGAGGACGCGCCCGACGAGCAGATCGCCATCCAGCAGGCGATCCGCTTCAACCTCTTCTCGCTGGCCCAGGCCAGCGCCCGCGCCGACCAGCAGGGGGTGCCCGCCAAGGGCGTCACCGGGTCGGGCTACGAGGGCCACTACTTCTGGGACAGCGAGATCTACGTCGCGCCGTTCCTGACCTACACCCAGCCGCACCTGGCGCGGAACCTGCTGCACTTCCGCAGCCGGATGCTGCCCGCCGCCCGCCACCGGGCCCGCGAGATGGCCCAGAGCGGGGCCCTCTACCCGTGGCGCACCATCAACGGCGAGGAGGCCTCGGCCTACTACGCCGCCGGCACCGCGCAGGTGCACATCGACGCCGACGTGGCCCACGCCCTGATCCAGTACGTCGCCGCCTCGGGCGACGTGGGCTTCCTGGTGCGCGACGGCATCGACATGCTCGTCGAGACCTCCCGGATGTGGGTCGACCTCGGCTTCTGGCGCTCCAACGGCACGCCGTCGTTCCACATCCACGGCGTCACGGGGCCCGACGAGTACACGACCGTCGTGAACAACAACCTGTTCACCAACGTGATGGCCCGCTACAACCTCGAGCAGGCCGTGGCCGCGGTCGAGACGGTGCGCCGCGACCACCCCGAGGACTTCGAGCAGGTGCGGGCCCGTCTCGAGCTCGACGACGACGAGGTCGCCGAGTGGGCGCGCTGCGCCAAGGGCATGCACATCCCCTTCGACGAGGGCCTGGGCATCCACCCGCAGGACGACGCCTTCCTCGACCGCGAGGTGTGGGACCTCTCCGAGACCCCCGACTCGCTGCGCCCCCTGCTGCTGCACTACCACCCGCTGGTCATCTACCGGTTCCAGGTGCTCAAGCAGGCCGACGTCGTGCTGGCGCTGTTCCTGCAGGGCGACCGCTTCACCGCCGAGGAGAAGCTCGCCGACTTCGAGTACTACGACCCGATCACCACCGGCGACTCCACGCTCTCGGCGGTGGTGCAGTCGGTGGTCGCCGCCGAGGTCGGGTACGCCGACGCGGCCTGGGGCTACTTCCGCCAGGCGCTGCACGTCGACCTGGCCAACCTGCACGGCAACACCGACGACGGCCTCCACATCGCCTCGGCCGGCGGGGTGTGGGCGGCGCTGGTCAACGGCTTCGCCGGCATGCGCGACCACGGCGGTCGCCTCACCTTCGACCCGCGCCTGCCCGACGCCTTCCCGGTGCTGCGCTGCCAGCTCGCCTGGCAGGGCCACCGCCTGGCGCTCGAGGTGCGTCCCGACCGCCTGTGCGTCGCGGTCGTCGACGGGCCCGGCCCGGTGCGGCTGAGCGTGCGCGGCACCGAGCACGAGGTCGGCCCCGACCGGCCGCTGGTCGTCGAGCTCGACGCCCACGGCACCCGCCTGCCGCACCCGCTCGACGACCGCCCCCAGCTGGGCGGCACCCGGGCCGACGGCAGCCGGATCACCGCAGGGGTCCCCGCCGCCACCCTGTGA
- a CDS encoding HAD family hydrolase: MTWRDHDAVLLDLDGVITPTAEVHMRAWAEMFNAFLESHEGTDGDRSAYTDADYFAHVDGKPRYDGVRDFVASRGIELTEEQVRELGDRKNDAFNAVLARDGVEAYPGSVALLDELRALGMPLAVVSSSANAPAVLEAAGLAERFGTVVSGAVATELGLPGKPAPDTFVHAARELGAEVERCVVFEDAVSGVRAGAAGGFGLVIGVDRGVGAEVLREAGAHLVVGDLAELVSGADA, from the coding sequence GTGACCTGGAGAGACCACGACGCCGTGCTGCTCGACCTCGACGGCGTGATCACGCCGACCGCCGAGGTGCACATGCGCGCCTGGGCGGAGATGTTCAACGCCTTCCTGGAGTCCCACGAGGGCACCGACGGCGACCGCTCGGCGTACACCGACGCCGACTACTTCGCCCACGTCGACGGCAAGCCCCGCTACGACGGGGTGCGCGACTTCGTGGCCTCGCGCGGCATCGAGCTGACCGAGGAGCAGGTGCGCGAGCTGGGCGACCGCAAGAACGACGCGTTCAACGCGGTGCTGGCCCGGGACGGCGTCGAGGCCTACCCCGGCTCGGTCGCGCTGCTCGACGAGCTGCGCGCGCTCGGCATGCCCCTGGCCGTCGTGTCGTCCTCGGCCAACGCGCCGGCCGTGCTCGAGGCGGCCGGCCTGGCCGAGCGCTTCGGCACCGTCGTCAGCGGCGCCGTCGCCACCGAGCTCGGCCTGCCCGGCAAGCCGGCGCCCGACACGTTCGTGCACGCCGCCCGCGAGCTCGGCGCCGAGGTCGAGCGCTGCGTGGTCTTCGAGGACGCCGTCTCGGGCGTGCGCGCCGGCGCGGCCGGCGGCTTCGGGCTGGTCATCGGCGTCGACCGCGGCGTCGGCGCCGAGGTGCTGCGCGAGGCCGGGGCCCACCTGGTGGTCGGCGACCTCGCCGAGCTGGTCTCGGGGGCCGACGCGTGA